The following coding sequences lie in one Equus przewalskii isolate Varuska chromosome 25, EquPr2, whole genome shotgun sequence genomic window:
- the AHSA1 gene encoding activator of 90 kDa heat shock protein ATPase homolog 1 isoform X1, translating to MAKWGEGDPRWIVEERADATNVNNWHWTERDASNWSTDKLKTLFLAVQVQNEEGKCEVTEVNKLDGEASINNRKGKLIFFYEWSIKLNWTGTSKTGVQYKGHVEIPNLSDENSVDEVEISVSLAKDEPDTNLVALMKEEGVKLLREAMGIYISTLKTEFTQGMILPTMNGDSVDPTGQPAPKTEERKANKSAPSKTQTRPVGVKIPTCKITLRETFLTSPEELYRVLTTQELVQAFTHAPAMLEADKGGKFHLVDGNVSGEFTDLVPEKHIVMKWRFKSWPEGHFATITLTFVDKNGETELCMEGRGIPAPEEERTRQGWQRYYFEGIKQTFGYGARLF from the exons ATGGCCAAGTGGGGTGAGGGCGACCCACGCTGGATCGTGGAGGAGCGGGCCGACGCCACCAACGTCAACAACTGGCACTG GACAGAGAGGGATGCTTCAAATTGGTCCACGGATAAGCTGAAAACGCTGTTCCTGGCAGTGCAGGTGCAAAATGAGGAAGGCAAGTGTGAGGTGACAGAGGTGAATAAGCTTGATGGAGAGGCATCCATTAACAATCGCAAAGGCAAACTTATCTTCTTTTATGAATGGAGCATCAAACTAAACTGGACAG GTACCTCTAAGACTGGAGTACAGTACAAGGGACATGTGGAGATCCCCAATTTGTCTGATGAAAACAGCGTGGATGAAGTAGAG ATTAGTGTGAGCCTTGCCAAAGATGAGCCTGACACAAATCTCGTGGCCTTAATGAAGGAAGAAGGGGTGAAACTTCTCAGAGAAGCCATGGGAATTTACATCAGCACTCTCAAAACAG AGTTCACGCAGGGCATGATTTTGCCCACAATGAATGGAGACTCAGTAGACCCAACCGGGCAGCCAGCACCGAAGACTGAGGAGCGCAAG GCTAATAAGTCTGCTCCTTCAAAAACCCAGACCAGACCTGTTGGTGTCAAAATCCCCACTTGTAAGATCACCCTTAGAGAAACCTTCCTGACATCACCAGAGGAGCTCTATAGAGTCTTGACCACCCAAGAG CTCGTTCAGGCCTTCACTCATGCTCCTGCAATGTTAGAAGCAGACAAAGGTGGGAAATTTCACCTGGTAGATGGCAATGTCTCTGGGGAATTCACTGATCTG GTCCCTGAGAAACACATCGTGATGAAGTGGAGGTTTAAATCTTGGCCAGAAG GACATTTTGCCACCATCACCTTGACCTTCGTTGACAAGAATGGAGAGACTGAGCTGTGCATGGAGGGCCGAGGCATCCCTGCCCCTGAGGAGGAGAGGACGCGGCAGGGCTGGCAGCGGTACTACTTTGAGGGCATCAAACAGACCTTTGGCTATGGCGCTCGCTTATTTTAG
- the AHSA1 gene encoding activator of 90 kDa heat shock protein ATPase homolog 1 isoform X2: MKEEGVKLLREAMGIYISTLKTEFTQGMILPTMNGDSVDPTGQPAPKTEERKANKSAPSKTQTRPVGVKIPTCKITLRETFLTSPEELYRVLTTQELVQAFTHAPAMLEADKGGKFHLVDGNVSGEFTDLVPEKHIVMKWRFKSWPEGHFATITLTFVDKNGETELCMEGRGIPAPEEERTRQGWQRYYFEGIKQTFGYGARLF, from the exons ATGAAGGAAGAAGGGGTGAAACTTCTCAGAGAAGCCATGGGAATTTACATCAGCACTCTCAAAACAG AGTTCACGCAGGGCATGATTTTGCCCACAATGAATGGAGACTCAGTAGACCCAACCGGGCAGCCAGCACCGAAGACTGAGGAGCGCAAG GCTAATAAGTCTGCTCCTTCAAAAACCCAGACCAGACCTGTTGGTGTCAAAATCCCCACTTGTAAGATCACCCTTAGAGAAACCTTCCTGACATCACCAGAGGAGCTCTATAGAGTCTTGACCACCCAAGAG CTCGTTCAGGCCTTCACTCATGCTCCTGCAATGTTAGAAGCAGACAAAGGTGGGAAATTTCACCTGGTAGATGGCAATGTCTCTGGGGAATTCACTGATCTG GTCCCTGAGAAACACATCGTGATGAAGTGGAGGTTTAAATCTTGGCCAGAAG GACATTTTGCCACCATCACCTTGACCTTCGTTGACAAGAATGGAGAGACTGAGCTGTGCATGGAGGGCCGAGGCATCCCTGCCCCTGAGGAGGAGAGGACGCGGCAGGGCTGGCAGCGGTACTACTTTGAGGGCATCAAACAGACCTTTGGCTATGGCGCTCGCTTATTTTAG